A single region of the Actinoplanes sp. SE50/110 genome encodes:
- a CDS encoding SRPBCC family protein — translation MIDASEQINRTRRTLAGRTLQAGEARVLTISQVYDTGLDDLWEVVTTAERLERWFLPISGELREGGKYQFEGQAGGTITRCDRPHVLALTWEFAGQVSWVEIRLTPEGDERTRFTLEHTAPVDEHWDRFGPGAVGIGWEMGLLGLSMHVAAPDAPRDNAAIAAWTASEDAQRFMRLSGQAWAEADIAAGTDAAEARARAANTYAAYTGVE, via the coding sequence ATGATTGATGCCAGTGAGCAGATCAACCGGACCCGGCGTACGTTGGCGGGGCGCACCCTGCAAGCCGGTGAGGCCCGGGTGCTGACGATCAGCCAGGTTTACGACACCGGGCTCGACGACCTGTGGGAGGTGGTGACCACGGCGGAGCGGCTCGAGCGCTGGTTCCTGCCCATCTCCGGTGAGTTGCGCGAGGGCGGGAAGTATCAGTTCGAGGGGCAGGCCGGCGGGACCATCACCCGCTGTGACCGACCGCATGTCCTCGCCCTGACGTGGGAGTTCGCCGGTCAGGTGAGCTGGGTCGAGATCAGGCTGACGCCGGAGGGGGACGAACGGACCCGGTTCACCCTGGAGCACACCGCGCCGGTCGACGAGCACTGGGACCGGTTCGGACCGGGTGCGGTCGGGATCGGCTGGGAAATGGGGCTGCTCGGGCTCTCGATGCACGTGGCGGCGCCGGACGCGCCGCGCGACAACGCGGCGATCGCGGCGTGGACCGCTTCCGAGGATGCCCAGAGGTTCATGCGGCTGAGCGGGCAGGCCTGGGCGGAAGCGGACATCGCGGCCGGCACCGATGCCGCGGAGGCCCGGGCGCGGGCGGCCAACACCTACGCCGCGTACACGGGGGTGGAGTGA
- a CDS encoding cellulase family glycosylhydrolase codes for MKRSLKLILASALAAATVGTVAFFALPASAEAASFTVTNSWSTGYQGEVTVSNPASSKINTWKVQLTLPAGSTIGQAWNATLATGGQTFTFTPAGWNGTIAGGSATSFGFVVTGTGRPTSCTVNGQACTGLTGAPSATATSAPGKTPTSAPATATGAPKPSATTASPTRTATAGGTPLAANGQLKVCGAGLCNQNGKKIQLRGVSSHGIHWFPGCYTGAAMDALATDWNADLFRIAMYVQEGGYESDPTGQTAKVNSLVDMAEAHGMYALIDFHVLNPGDPNLNLARAKEFFAKVAARNAAKKNVIYEIANEPNGVSWAGIKSYAEQVIPVIRANDPDGIVIIGTRGWSSLGVSEGSSSAEIIDNPVNATNIMYAFHFYAASHKDDYRAEVQKAAASIPLFVTEFGTVSASGDGAVDTAGTTAWLDLLDKLKISYANWNFGDKAEGSSILKPGSCNAGAFSGTGALTPSGQLIRSRIRTPDDF; via the coding sequence TTGAAGCGTAGCTTGAAACTGATCCTGGCCTCGGCGCTCGCCGCGGCTACCGTGGGCACGGTGGCGTTCTTCGCACTGCCGGCCAGTGCCGAGGCCGCCTCGTTCACGGTGACCAACTCGTGGAGCACCGGCTACCAGGGTGAGGTCACGGTCAGCAACCCGGCCTCCTCGAAGATCAACACCTGGAAGGTGCAGCTCACCCTGCCGGCCGGCTCGACGATCGGCCAGGCGTGGAACGCCACCCTCGCGACCGGCGGCCAGACCTTCACGTTCACCCCGGCCGGCTGGAACGGGACGATCGCCGGCGGCAGCGCGACCAGCTTCGGCTTCGTCGTCACCGGAACCGGGCGGCCCACCTCGTGCACGGTCAACGGGCAGGCCTGCACCGGCCTGACCGGGGCGCCGTCCGCGACCGCCACGAGCGCGCCGGGCAAGACGCCGACCAGCGCGCCGGCGACCGCCACGGGCGCCCCCAAGCCGAGCGCGACGACCGCTTCCCCGACCCGGACGGCCACCGCCGGCGGCACGCCGCTGGCCGCGAACGGGCAGCTCAAGGTCTGCGGCGCCGGACTGTGCAACCAGAACGGCAAGAAGATCCAGCTGCGCGGCGTGAGCAGCCACGGCATCCACTGGTTCCCCGGCTGCTACACCGGTGCGGCGATGGACGCCCTGGCCACCGACTGGAACGCGGACCTCTTCCGGATCGCGATGTACGTGCAGGAGGGTGGTTACGAGTCCGACCCGACCGGGCAGACCGCCAAGGTGAACAGCCTGGTCGACATGGCCGAGGCCCACGGGATGTACGCGCTGATCGACTTCCACGTCCTCAACCCGGGCGACCCGAACCTCAACCTGGCCCGGGCCAAGGAGTTCTTCGCCAAGGTGGCGGCGCGCAACGCGGCCAAGAAGAACGTGATCTACGAGATCGCCAACGAGCCCAACGGGGTCAGCTGGGCCGGCATCAAGAGCTACGCCGAGCAGGTCATCCCGGTGATCCGGGCCAACGACCCGGACGGCATCGTGATCATCGGCACCCGCGGCTGGTCGTCGCTGGGCGTGTCAGAGGGCTCCTCGTCGGCGGAGATCATCGACAACCCGGTCAACGCCACCAACATCATGTACGCGTTCCACTTCTACGCCGCGTCGCACAAGGACGACTATCGCGCCGAGGTGCAGAAGGCGGCCGCCTCGATCCCGCTGTTCGTCACCGAGTTCGGCACGGTCAGCGCCAGCGGCGACGGGGCGGTCGACACGGCCGGCACCACCGCCTGGCTCGACCTGCTGGACAAACTGAAGATCAGTTACGCGAACTGGAACTTCGGCGACAAGGCGGAGGGCAGCTCGATCCTGAAGCCGGGGTCGTGCAACGCCGGGGCGTTCTCCGGCACCGGCGCCCTCACCCCGTCGGGCCAGCTGATCCGCTCCCGGATCCGCACGCCCGACGACTTCTGA
- a CDS encoding MmcQ/YjbR family DNA-binding protein — MDAETLKKYCLDKPGAWPDQPWEGDVVAKVGPKIFAFLGSTGETVGVKCGKGRDLADEWLARYPEDATASAYIGRHGWNTLRLRGAIPAEEILEAVDASYDAVVASLPKKDRPTG, encoded by the coding sequence ATGGATGCCGAGACGCTGAAGAAATACTGCCTGGACAAGCCGGGCGCGTGGCCGGACCAGCCGTGGGAGGGCGACGTCGTGGCCAAGGTCGGGCCGAAGATCTTCGCGTTTCTCGGCAGCACCGGCGAGACGGTCGGGGTCAAGTGCGGCAAGGGACGTGACCTGGCCGACGAGTGGCTCGCGCGGTATCCGGAGGATGCCACGGCCAGCGCCTACATCGGCCGGCACGGCTGGAACACGCTGCGGCTGCGGGGTGCGATCCCGGCCGAGGAGATCCTCGAAGCGGTGGACGCGTCCTACGACGCGGTGGTGGCGTCGCTGCCGAAGAAGGACCGGCCGACCGGGTGA
- a CDS encoding M28 family metallopeptidase, with product MRKRTLAVPFAAALTLALLPQPARAVDEVNTKKLRDAVTVAGILGHERVLQRIATQNGGTRASGTPGFAASAAYVGDVLRKAGYQVTEQKFTFPFFRDLSPAQLTPVTPAGPAYPTNTLTYSISGDVTGQVVPALNNVLPPTPAPSSTAGCAPGDFTRASATAPQIALIQRGGCNFAVKAANAAAAGYDAAIIFNEGQPGRTDLFQGTLGDPSAIPVVALSFADGSALAAAPGIVRVQTNTEINLAASTSNIIADYPGGDPNRVLVVGSHLDSVVPGPGINDDGSGTAQDLEIAVQLAKLKTKTHQKVRFAFWGAEEAGLLGSTYYVSHLSDTDLSHIFANLNFDMVASPNYVRFVYDGDGSATGTAGPYGSDQIENLFTTYFTAQGLPTAPTAFDGRSDYGPFIAAGIPAGGLFSGAEGVKTAEEATVYGGTAGKPYDACYHQACDNINNLNPKALNEFADAATHAVLTLAKTKTGFYPDGSLRAARRTATPANSLYRGDDLVR from the coding sequence TTGCGTAAACGCACCCTTGCCGTTCCGTTCGCCGCCGCCCTGACCCTGGCCCTGCTCCCGCAGCCGGCCCGGGCGGTCGACGAGGTCAACACGAAGAAGCTGCGGGACGCGGTCACCGTCGCCGGGATCCTCGGCCACGAACGTGTCCTGCAGCGGATCGCCACCCAGAACGGCGGGACCCGCGCCTCGGGCACCCCCGGCTTCGCGGCCAGCGCCGCGTATGTCGGTGACGTGCTGAGGAAGGCCGGCTACCAGGTCACCGAGCAGAAGTTCACCTTCCCGTTCTTCCGCGACCTGAGCCCGGCGCAGCTCACCCCGGTCACCCCGGCCGGCCCGGCCTACCCGACGAACACCCTCACCTATTCGATCAGCGGCGACGTCACCGGCCAGGTGGTTCCCGCCCTCAACAACGTGCTGCCGCCCACCCCCGCGCCGAGCTCCACAGCCGGCTGCGCCCCCGGCGACTTCACCCGCGCCTCGGCCACCGCCCCGCAGATCGCCCTGATCCAGCGTGGCGGCTGCAACTTCGCGGTCAAGGCGGCGAACGCGGCCGCCGCCGGCTACGACGCGGCGATCATCTTCAACGAGGGCCAGCCCGGCCGCACCGACCTGTTCCAGGGCACCCTGGGCGACCCGTCGGCGATCCCGGTCGTCGCGCTGAGCTTCGCCGACGGCAGCGCCCTGGCCGCCGCGCCGGGCATCGTGCGGGTCCAGACCAACACGGAGATCAACCTCGCCGCCAGCACCAGCAACATCATCGCCGACTATCCCGGCGGTGACCCGAACCGGGTTCTGGTGGTCGGCTCGCACCTGGACTCGGTGGTCCCCGGCCCCGGCATCAACGACGACGGCAGCGGCACCGCCCAGGATCTGGAGATCGCCGTCCAACTCGCCAAGCTGAAGACGAAAACCCACCAGAAGGTCCGTTTCGCCTTCTGGGGTGCCGAGGAGGCCGGCCTGCTCGGCTCCACCTACTACGTGTCGCACCTGTCCGACACGGACCTGAGCCACATCTTCGCCAACCTGAACTTCGACATGGTCGCCTCCCCGAACTACGTCCGCTTCGTCTACGACGGCGACGGCTCCGCCACCGGCACCGCGGGCCCGTACGGTTCCGACCAGATCGAGAACCTGTTCACCACCTACTTCACCGCCCAGGGCCTGCCCACCGCCCCGACCGCGTTCGACGGCCGCAGCGACTACGGCCCGTTCATCGCCGCCGGCATCCCCGCCGGCGGCCTGTTCAGCGGCGCCGAGGGCGTGAAGACCGCCGAGGAGGCCACCGTCTACGGCGGCACCGCCGGCAAGCCCTATGACGCCTGCTACCACCAGGCTTGCGACAACATCAACAACCTGAACCCGAAGGCTCTCAACGAGTTCGCCGACGCCGCCACCCACGCCGTCCTCACCCTGGCCAAGACCAAAACCGGCTTCTACCCGGACGGCAGCCTCCGCGCCGCCCGCCGCACCGCCACCCCCGCCAACTCCCTCTACCGCGGCGACGACCTGGTCCGCTAA
- a CDS encoding class I SAM-dependent methyltransferase, whose amino-acid sequence MDEATTHIVTYYETRYEEATRLERRPQSRLERIRTLELLREVLPAAPARILDVGGGPGAYARELLADGHHVRLVDLVPAHVDQARAGHPPIDAVVGDARSLPEPDRSQDATLLLGPLYHLHDRADRIRAIREAIRVTRPGGPIAVAAISRFAGPLDFTATARFDDRTLAEARRLLTDGVNDTSIGFTHAYFHRIAELTAECQEAGLTDVVVHGVEGPGWPAAEAAQHGPHAESVFQGALHLARLYSTEPELVAVSSHLLALGSCPHQ is encoded by the coding sequence ATGGACGAGGCGACGACGCACATCGTGACGTACTACGAGACGCGGTACGAGGAGGCGACCCGCCTGGAGCGACGCCCGCAAAGCCGGCTGGAACGCATCCGCACTCTCGAACTGCTCCGCGAGGTGCTGCCCGCCGCACCCGCCCGGATCCTCGACGTCGGCGGTGGCCCGGGGGCTTATGCGCGCGAGCTCCTCGCCGACGGTCACCACGTCCGCCTCGTCGACCTGGTCCCGGCGCACGTCGACCAGGCCCGGGCCGGCCATCCCCCGATCGATGCGGTCGTCGGCGATGCTCGTTCGCTGCCTGAGCCCGACCGGTCGCAGGACGCCACCCTGCTCCTCGGCCCGCTCTACCACCTCCACGACCGCGCCGACCGGATCCGTGCGATCCGTGAGGCCATCCGGGTGACCCGCCCCGGCGGCCCCATCGCGGTCGCGGCCATCAGTCGTTTCGCCGGTCCCCTCGATTTCACCGCCACCGCCCGATTCGACGACCGGACCCTGGCCGAGGCCCGCCGCCTGCTCACCGACGGCGTCAACGACACATCGATCGGTTTCACCCACGCCTACTTCCACCGCATCGCGGAGCTGACCGCCGAGTGCCAGGAGGCCGGCCTCACCGACGTGGTGGTCCACGGCGTCGAAGGCCCCGGCTGGCCCGCCGCCGAGGCCGCCCAGCACGGCCCACACGCCGAGTCGGTCTTCCAGGGCGCCCTCCACCTGGCCCGCCTCTACAGCACCGAACCCGAACTGGTCGCCGTCAGCAGCCACCTCCTCGCCCTGGGCTCCTGCCCCCACCAGTGA
- a CDS encoding polyketide cyclase — MATESRHVAEHIDRPARDVYEYASEPANLAHWAPGLGGSVRLEDGRWLVDVPDGGVAEVVFVPRNDLGVLDHEVHLPDGAIVYVPLRVIADGDHSEIVFTVRRAVGMTDDMYDRDIAAVAADLGRLKQILESR; from the coding sequence GTGGCAACCGAGTCCCGGCATGTGGCTGAGCACATCGACCGTCCCGCCCGGGACGTGTATGAATACGCCTCGGAACCGGCCAACCTCGCGCACTGGGCGCCCGGCCTGGGCGGCTCCGTGCGCCTGGAGGACGGACGCTGGCTGGTCGACGTGCCGGACGGCGGCGTCGCCGAGGTGGTATTCGTGCCCCGTAATGACCTCGGTGTGCTGGATCATGAAGTACACCTCCCCGATGGTGCGATCGTCTACGTTCCGCTCCGGGTGATCGCCGACGGCGACCACTCCGAGATCGTTTTCACGGTTCGCCGTGCCGTCGGGATGACCGACGACATGTATGACAGGGACATCGCGGCTGTGGCCGCTGACCTGGGCCGGCTCAAGCAGATCCTGGAGAGCCGCTGA